GCTGTTTCCAAAATCTGTCCTACCTGAGCCGCTGACGAAAAGGCTAATAATATTACACATTATCTAGATTGAAATATCAGGAAGAATGATGGTTTTCATGCAATTCAATGCGGCTTAGGGCTCCGCAGCTCGGGTACCCAACCAGCGAATTTCGCGGTCATGCTAAAAACTGTCTGAGCCCAACCGAGAAGCTATCAACAATGACAGAGTTGGCGAAGCGAGGATTGTGGAGCCAAGTAGGAGAAGGTAGAGGCGAGTTTTTTTAGCATAGCGAAAGAGCTGCAGTTGGGTGAGCGAGGAGTCCAGCCGCGAGTTTTCTTTGGTTACTTTCTTTTGACGGCCAAAAGAAAGTAACATACATGAAGTTTGATAAACAAAAGATATTTTTTAAATTGCAATAACTGTTATGGAGGTTCAATTTTAAAATATCGTTACAAAATTTGTATACACTTGTAAATCAATGGTCACATTTCAAATTTAAACTTATTTTGGACAGGTATGGAATAATTTTAATTTGCATTTTTCATAAATAACATTATTTTTAGGCGGTTTTATTGCTACAAATAATCAATTTATACCCATGAAAACTTTACCATTTGCATTGACCATAACCATTTTACTTTCCTCCTTTTTGGGCTGTGACCTTATAGATGATTCGCCATGTGGACCCAGGCTAACCTATGATTTGTACTTATTGGGTACATCTGTTGTGGACAACACCGGTGATATTTTAAACACCTACATGGAAGGCACAAACAGGGTTTTACAGTGGAGTGAACTGGTGGAAGAAGTTTGTTCGGACGAGCACGTTAAAGTGGATTATAGAGTGGCATTTTTGGACAATGGTACAGCCGTAAAAGAGAAAATGACAGCCCGGGGATCTGTTTCCTGGCAATTTTTATTCGAAAGAGTGGTAAACCTTACAGCCGATCAATCTGATCTAAAAGGAAACCTGGAAGTGGGTTTAAAACAGGCTTTTCCTGATTTGAAAGGCTGGATGGTACCCACCCTCGAAGTGATTTTTCCAACCAAAGGAAGTTATTCAGCGGACACGGCCTATATTAAAAAACATTTGATAGCCGTTGAGATGAGGGCAAAATACAGAGAATATAAATAAATATAAATAGTTAAATACATGATTCTTATTTTAAGAACTTAAATGAAGCTCTTAGTGGATTGCAAAAATAAAAGTCAGATTTGAATTTATGAACGCCCCAAAACTTCAACAATCCTGCGAATGGCTTCCCGGATCTTGGCCTCAGAGAGTGAATAGGAAATTCTAAGACAGTCCGGCGCTCCAAATGCTTCTCCGGAAACCAATGCCACATGGGCTTCTTCCAGCAATAACATGGCTAAATCATCGGCATTTTGAATGTCTCGACCTGCTATCTTTTTTCCAAAACAGGCATCTACTTTTGGCAAAATGTAGAAAGCACCCTGCGGAAAATTGACTTTCCAATCTTGAATTTTTTTCACTTCCTCCAACAAAACATCTCTTCTTTTTTGAAAATCTTTGCTCATAGCATAGGTAGGACCTAAATCTGTGCTCAAAGCATACGCACCCGCTTTTTGAGTAAATGAAGCAGCGCCGCTGGTAAACTGGCCCTGCACTTTAATACAAGCTTTGATGATCTCTTTTGGCCCTCCCATGTAACCCAGTCTCCAGCCTGTCATGGAAAAACCTTTCGAAAAGCCATTGATGGTCACCGTTCTTTCGTTCATATTCGGAAGAGAACCAATGCTCAGATGTTTTTGGTCAAAAATGATATACTCATAAATTTCATCAGAGACCACCAATAATTCGGGAAACGGGGCGACCAGTTTGGAAATCATTTCCAGATCCTCTTGAAGAAACACTGTGCCCGTAGGATTGCAGGGAGAAGAAAAAATGAGCATCCTGGTTTTTGAATCCAACCTGCCGGCGATGTCTTCTGCCGCAGGCTTGTAGTCATTTTCGACCGAAGATGGTACCACCACCGGCTTTCCTCCGGCCATTTTGATAATTTCAAAATAGGATACCCAATATGGTGCGAATAGCATCACCTCATCTCCGGGTTCCAAAAGGGCAAAACACAGATTGGCAAAACATTGCTTGGCCCCATTGGAGACCAAAATTTGATCCGGTGGATATTGCAATTGATTGTCTCGCTCAAATTTTTTACTGATCACTTCCCGGATTTCAAGCGTACCGGCCACCGGAGTATATTTGGTAAAACCCTGATCGATGGCTTCCTTGGCTTTTTGCCGAATGTGAATGGGAGTTTCAAAATCTGGCTCACCCAGACTGAGGTTGATGACATCTATACCTTTGCTGCTGATTTCTCTGGCCATTTGGGCCATTTTTAGCGTCGCAGATTCATTCATTTCTGCAACCCTGGAGGATATCTTGAAGTTTGCCATTGCGTGGCAAAGATCCAAATAAAAAAGGAAGTACCCAATAGGAGGATACTTCCTTCTTTGTTAATGTATTTTTATTAATGAATTAGTGGCTCACCACCAATTTTTTGGTTTGAAGTTCAGCACCCATTCTCAGGCGAATGGTGTACATTCCGTTTTCCATGGCCATTGTATTAATTGGCAGGACCAAAGATCCTTCCAGTTGTCCATAATTTCTGGACAAAACAATTTTTCCATTGAGGTCCATGATTTCCATACTTACCTGGCTGGGACTACTGAGTTCTACGCTAATCTGGCTATTTTCAGCAGCCGGATTTGGTGTCACATTTACAGGCGTCAGGGCCACTCCAGGATCTTCTGTTGAGGTGAACAATCCATTGGCAACCGCTTCAGCGATGGTTGTTTTGGTGGCATTGACAATTTCTCCGGCTGGTCCATAAAGAACACCAATGATTTCAATATTGTCTTCTTTCCATGCAATGGGCAGGTTGGTGGTATATGTAATAAAATGAGTGGTTCCGGCAGAAATACTTGCTGGAAGATAACCGGCGAGACCGTCATAACCATCCATGATGATTCTGGCGACATGGTTGTAGGTCATTCTGGAAGCAGGAACCGGATTGGGTAGAATTTCGTATCCACCCATTCTTCCATTGGCACCTCCTGAATATGCGTTGGCTTGGTTATAAGCGGCCGTATTGCCTTTCACACCGTTTTCAACCAAAACCATGTTGAAGCGATAATCTCCTACCAAGTCTTTTACAAAATCAGCTTTTACGCTGACCACCAAATCTCCTGTAGTAGGATTCCAGGTGGCTCCGTTGGTAAGTATGACCGGTGTTTCAACCACAATGTTGTTATAAAAGCTGGTTTCAAGAAACAATGGGTCAATGATGATGCTTCTGTCAAAAAGTACACTTGGAAATCCAGGAAATCCCGGAGTTGAAGTTAATCCTGCATCATAAATAGGTATTCTCATCGGCTCAGTGGCAGAACCTCCGTGGACAGCAATACCCGCAAAATATTTATGATAAGTTCTGTCCATAGAATCCATAAAAACAGCTCCTCTTGGGCACCATTGACACCATGTGCCGGTCGCTTCCTCAGCCACCACCATTTTATTGGCAGCAGGCACCACACCTGTTATTGGACTGATCTTGGTATTGTTGGAGGCATCGTCATCAGACTGTCCGTTGACCTTGTCAATGCTTACTTTTAAATCATTCGATCCTGGTGCATAAGTCACTTTTCCTAAATTCAAGGTAGTCGAACCCAGTGGAGCAATATTCAAATTGTTGAATGAATTGACCGATGGGGGATCAGCACCTACCTGTGTGGTCAATTCCAAAGAAGTAATTGGAGTTAAACCAATGTTTCTGATTAAAACGCTTCCACCAGAACTTTCATTGGCGAGGAATCTTGGTTTGAAGGTTGAATTCAGTAAAGTGGCCTCCAGATTGGTTCTGGTATAGGGTACATAAGAGTAACTGACATCATCCACATAGTAGGTGGAACCGTTGGCAGGAGCTCTGAAAGTAGGGTATAAATTTAGAGAGGCAATTGAATTATTGATGTTGGAAAATTTGGATACACTGACATCATTGAAAAATATTTCCCAAATGTTGTTGGTGAGGTCGGCTTTCAAATTGAATTTGATCCATTCCCCGGGAGTGTAGTCAGTTTCAACAAACTGTCCTCCTCCGGCACCGGCACCCATGTCTGCTCTAAATTTTGAATCTCCGTCAAAATAGCCCTGGAAACACCATATCTGACCGATAGTAGCCTTCCCCTGAAAATTGAAATAAGCTCCCTGATCTGGCACAACATAGATGTACATCTCAAAATTGAAATTTCCAATGTTGTACTCCTGTCCAAAAGGCAACACGATATCAGTTGGCCCACCGGTTGGGCTTATGGATTCCAGTTTAACACTCTTTGTGCCCGAACGCGCATTTTCATCCGTGACATAAGCATCCTCCTGTCCTCCTTCAGCAGCAGCACCGCCCCAGCAAGTCCATGCAGCAGAGGCTTTTGCCAATTGGTCTCCGACACCATAAGATTCAAAATCATCTGAAAAACTGGCCTGCGAATAAGCAAATCCAAAACCGAGTGAGAAAAGCAATAGAAGTAAGTTTTTATTCATTTTTATTCTGTTTAAAAAGTTATACAATGCCGTAAATTTAACGCATTCTTCTGTATTTACAAAAAAGAAGAAAAACAGCATAAAGAAACCATGGAACAGAAATAAAAAAATCCAAATAATATTCTGCTTCTAGATGAATAGTAGTTAATGCTAATATTTTATTTTGAAATTTTTAAATTTACAAAATTTAATATTTGGAATGACAATTGATCGTCCATTTGCATTTCCATTGTAAAAATGGATTTGGAGCATGCTAAAATGTCAAACCCAGACTTGCTGAAATATAAAAACCCTCATTCATTTGCATCAGAAAATGCAAATGAATGTCGATCGGTTATTTGCTGACAAAAATTCTGTAATGGTAGAATTCCTGACCCAATTGGACCCGCAAAATATAAATGCCACTTTGCTCAATGCCGGATTCCATCTGCCAGCTTAAAGCAGATTTTTGGTTTAGTACAAATGAAAGTTTGCTGCCAGAAAGATCGTACAAGGATACAGCCAACTGATCTGGTATAAG
This window of the Saprospiraceae bacterium genome carries:
- a CDS encoding pyridoxal phosphate-dependent aminotransferase, which encodes MANFKISSRVAEMNESATLKMAQMAREISSKGIDVINLSLGEPDFETPIHIRQKAKEAIDQGFTKYTPVAGTLEIREVISKKFERDNQLQYPPDQILVSNGAKQCFANLCFALLEPGDEVMLFAPYWVSYFEIIKMAGGKPVVVPSSVENDYKPAAEDIAGRLDSKTRMLIFSSPCNPTGTVFLQEDLEMISKLVAPFPELLVVSDEIYEYIIFDQKHLSIGSLPNMNERTVTINGFSKGFSMTGWRLGYMGGPKEIIKACIKVQGQFTSGAASFTQKAGAYALSTDLGPTYAMSKDFQKRRDVLLEEVKKIQDWKVNFPQGAFYILPKVDACFGKKIAGRDIQNADDLAMLLLEEAHVALVSGEAFGAPDCLRISYSLSEAKIREAIRRIVEVLGRS
- a CDS encoding Omp28-related outer membrane protein, which gives rise to MNKNLLLLLFSLGFGFAYSQASFSDDFESYGVGDQLAKASAAWTCWGGAAAEGGQEDAYVTDENARSGTKSVKLESISPTGGPTDIVLPFGQEYNIGNFNFEMYIYVVPDQGAYFNFQGKATIGQIWCFQGYFDGDSKFRADMGAGAGGGQFVETDYTPGEWIKFNLKADLTNNIWEIFFNDVSVSKFSNINNSIASLNLYPTFRAPANGSTYYVDDVSYSYVPYTRTNLEATLLNSTFKPRFLANESSGGSVLIRNIGLTPITSLELTTQVGADPPSVNSFNNLNIAPLGSTTLNLGKVTYAPGSNDLKVSIDKVNGQSDDDASNNTKISPITGVVPAANKMVVAEEATGTWCQWCPRGAVFMDSMDRTYHKYFAGIAVHGGSATEPMRIPIYDAGLTSTPGFPGFPSVLFDRSIIIDPLFLETSFYNNIVVETPVILTNGATWNPTTGDLVVSVKADFVKDLVGDYRFNMVLVENGVKGNTAAYNQANAYSGGANGRMGGYEILPNPVPASRMTYNHVARIIMDGYDGLAGYLPASISAGTTHFITYTTNLPIAWKEDNIEIIGVLYGPAGEIVNATKTTIAEAVANGLFTSTEDPGVALTPVNVTPNPAAENSQISVELSSPSQVSMEIMDLNGKIVLSRNYGQLEGSLVLPINTMAMENGMYTIRLRMGAELQTKKLVVSH